The proteins below come from a single Gemmatimonadaceae bacterium genomic window:
- a CDS encoding DUF2911 domain-containing protein codes for MHRLVLAAAVALVTALPVRTQAQVMASEHGMVQQRVDGTTITIEYYRPQRRGRDNLFGGVVKWGSTWTPGANWATTIAVDHDVKIDGHPLAKGKYSIWMVPQHGDWTVIFSTVWKRFHVQGPDPSAPQVKFTVKPDSTTMVDVLTFSFPAVEPDATTLVFQWGTTAVPLHIEVPPSNAPAPPDPA; via the coding sequence ATGCATCGCCTCGTTCTCGCCGCAGCCGTTGCGTTAGTCACTGCCCTCCCTGTCCGCACGCAGGCACAGGTGATGGCGAGCGAGCACGGCATGGTGCAGCAGCGGGTGGACGGGACGACGATCACCATCGAGTACTACCGCCCGCAGCGCCGCGGCCGCGACAATCTGTTCGGCGGCGTCGTCAAATGGGGCAGCACCTGGACCCCGGGCGCCAACTGGGCGACCACCATCGCGGTCGACCACGACGTGAAGATCGACGGCCACCCGCTCGCGAAAGGCAAGTACTCGATCTGGATGGTGCCGCAGCACGGTGATTGGACGGTAATCTTCAGTACGGTGTGGAAGCGGTTTCATGTCCAGGGCCCGGATCCCTCGGCGCCGCAGGTGAAGTTCACCGTGAAGCCGGACAGCACGACGATGGTGGACGTGCTGACGTTCTCGTTCCCCGCCGTCGAGCCCGATGCCACGACGCTCGTGTTCCAGTGGGGAACGACCGCAGTCCCGTTGCACATCGAGGTGCCCCCATCCAACGCACCCGCCCCGCCGGATCCGGCCTAG
- a CDS encoding ADOP family duplicated permease, whose translation MHSTGLSDTWRGIARDLHHAARSLRRAPGFSGIAVATLALGIASATAAFSVLDTIVLRGMPYRDADQLRTVVEHADNGNARTPSYPTFLDWQAQTAGSPIIDGLAFVRGDQVSLPGAPNDRQIAAYVSPGFFHLMGGVPLLGRTFSPDEERAGAARVAILSYDLFVDRFGGEPSIVGRVVDLDSIPTTIIGVMPRSFAYPNFGGGGAGWAPPKLWQPIAVFGATHPGVLTRRELHVDSQTLVRLRSGVDSAQAVSAMATIERRLAASYPADQAHWTSVDLQSMSNALYGDVPRLLALVTGAVALVMLLACANVATLLLIRAGGRARDTAVRSALGASRWQVARPPVFEAGLVAGLAGIIGLGAAAALVGFIRHSLAGLLPFGGELHLDARAVVFAIAASVATAVLVGLAPALQTSAVQGMRLVRSGATAAVGGRRERQARDLLVVVQFALALSLLLGAGLLVQSFRRLLAVPLGYDPRGLISFAIAPMTHAYDAPANAANLWTRVVEAERAVPGVQDAAVAGGALLQTSVVPEGAPSSGQPILQALYHLVSSDYLRTMRIPLVAGRWFSDADMRAPMSGGLVVDATLARRLGGNPIGRRITIRRQSQARADVGQPITLPIIGVAGDVLEFGPGQTTGGEVYLPYTLEVWPWMTFAVRSAHAASAEHAVQLAVRRVEPAIRFVFGPTISTSGQRVGGQRRFVTTVLSGFAGLALLLAALSLYGVVAYGAAQRTREIGVRMALGATERRVVALVVREAIVLVATGIVAGSLLAWGSTRVIRAMLFDTTAADPATLVTVAILLGAVALAAVYGPARRSARIDPAIAIRGD comes from the coding sequence ATGCACTCCACTGGTTTATCGGACACGTGGCGAGGTATTGCCCGGGACCTCCATCATGCGGCGCGATCGCTGCGCCGCGCGCCGGGGTTCAGCGGGATTGCTGTTGCAACGCTGGCGCTCGGAATTGCGAGCGCGACGGCGGCATTCAGCGTGCTCGATACGATCGTGTTGCGCGGGATGCCGTATCGCGATGCGGATCAACTGCGCACGGTCGTCGAGCACGCGGACAACGGCAACGCGCGGACGCCGTCGTATCCGACGTTCCTCGATTGGCAGGCGCAGACGGCGGGGTCGCCGATCATCGACGGCCTGGCCTTCGTGCGCGGCGACCAGGTCTCGCTGCCCGGCGCACCGAACGACCGCCAGATCGCGGCCTACGTGTCGCCGGGGTTTTTCCATCTCATGGGCGGCGTTCCTCTGTTAGGCAGGACGTTTTCGCCGGACGAAGAACGGGCTGGGGCGGCGCGCGTGGCGATTCTGTCGTACGACCTCTTCGTCGACCGGTTCGGCGGCGAGCCGTCCATCGTTGGGCGGGTGGTGGATCTGGACAGCATTCCGACGACGATCATCGGCGTCATGCCGCGGAGCTTTGCGTACCCGAACTTCGGCGGCGGCGGCGCGGGTTGGGCGCCGCCAAAGCTCTGGCAGCCGATCGCCGTGTTCGGCGCCACCCATCCCGGCGTGTTGACGCGGCGCGAGCTCCACGTCGACAGCCAAACGCTGGTGCGACTCCGGTCGGGCGTCGATTCGGCGCAGGCGGTAAGCGCGATGGCGACGATCGAGCGCCGTCTCGCCGCCAGCTATCCGGCGGATCAGGCGCATTGGACGTCGGTCGATCTGCAGTCGATGTCCAACGCGCTGTACGGGGACGTGCCGCGGCTCCTCGCGCTCGTGACGGGCGCGGTGGCGCTGGTCATGCTGCTGGCCTGCGCCAACGTGGCCACGCTGTTGCTGATCCGGGCGGGTGGACGGGCGCGCGACACCGCCGTGCGCAGTGCGTTAGGCGCATCGCGGTGGCAGGTGGCGCGCCCGCCGGTGTTCGAGGCCGGCCTCGTCGCCGGCCTCGCGGGCATCATCGGCCTCGGCGCCGCGGCGGCGCTGGTCGGATTCATCCGGCACTCGCTCGCCGGCCTGCTGCCGTTCGGCGGCGAACTGCATCTGGATGCGCGCGCCGTGGTGTTCGCCATCGCCGCTTCAGTGGCGACGGCCGTGCTGGTGGGCTTGGCGCCGGCGCTCCAGACGTCGGCGGTGCAGGGCATGCGCCTGGTGCGCAGCGGCGCCACGGCGGCGGTGGGCGGGCGACGGGAACGTCAGGCGCGCGACCTGCTCGTAGTCGTGCAGTTCGCGCTCGCCTTGTCGCTGCTGTTGGGAGCCGGACTGCTCGTGCAGAGCTTCCGCCGGCTGCTCGCCGTTCCGTTAGGCTACGACCCGCGCGGTCTGATCTCCTTCGCCATCGCGCCGATGACGCACGCGTACGACGCGCCGGCGAACGCGGCGAACCTGTGGACGCGCGTCGTCGAAGCCGAGCGCGCCGTGCCGGGAGTGCAGGACGCGGCCGTTGCGGGCGGCGCGCTGCTGCAGACGTCGGTCGTGCCCGAGGGCGCGCCATCGAGCGGGCAGCCGATCCTCCAGGCGCTCTACCACCTCGTGTCCAGCGATTACCTGCGCACCATGCGCATCCCGCTCGTGGCCGGCCGCTGGTTCAGCGATGCGGACATGCGCGCCCCGATGAGCGGCGGGCTCGTGGTGGATGCGACGCTGGCTCGTCGGTTAGGCGGCAACCCCATCGGGCGGCGCATCACCATCCGCCGGCAGTCGCAGGCGCGCGCGGACGTCGGCCAGCCGATCACACTCCCGATCATCGGCGTCGCGGGGGATGTGCTCGAGTTCGGGCCTGGACAAACGACCGGCGGCGAAGTGTACCTGCCCTACACGTTGGAAGTGTGGCCATGGATGACGTTCGCCGTGCGGTCGGCGCATGCGGCGAGCGCGGAGCACGCGGTGCAACTCGCGGTGCGGCGCGTCGAGCCGGCGATCCGGTTCGTGTTCGGCCCCACGATCAGCACGAGCGGCCAGCGTGTCGGGGGGCAGCGGCGCTTTGTGACCACGGTATTGAGCGGTTTTGCGGGTCTCGCGCTGCTGCTCGCGGCGCTCAGCCTCTACGGTGTCGTCGCCTATGGCGCTGCCCAACGGACGCGCGAGATCGGGGTCCGCATGGCGCTCGGCGCCACCGAACGGCGCGTCGTCGCGCTGGTGGTTCGCGAGGCGATCGTGCTCGTCGCGACAGGCATCGTCGCCGGTTCGCTGCTCGCGTGGGGGTCGACGCGCGTGATCCGAGCGATGCTCTTCGACACGACGGCGGCCGACCCGGCGACGCTGGTCACGGTGGCGATCCTGTTGGGCGCGGTGGCGCTGGCCGCCGTCTACGGACCGGCGCGTCGCTCGGCGCGCATCGATCCGGCGATCGCGATTCGCGGCGACTGA
- a CDS encoding PadR family transcriptional regulator, producing the protein MADARNDLLQGTLDMLVLKTLQLGPMHGWGITELLLRGSANVLQVGQGSLYPALYRLERQRFIKSSWQTTENNRRARYYALTARGRQRLAAERANWTRMSQAIEMILDLSPA; encoded by the coding sequence GTGGCCGACGCGCGCAACGACTTGCTGCAGGGCACCCTCGACATGCTCGTGCTCAAGACCCTCCAGTTGGGCCCGATGCACGGTTGGGGCATCACCGAGCTGCTGCTGCGCGGATCCGCCAACGTGCTTCAGGTGGGGCAGGGATCGCTCTATCCGGCGCTCTATCGTCTCGAGCGCCAGCGGTTCATCAAATCGTCCTGGCAGACCACGGAGAACAACCGGCGGGCGCGGTACTACGCGCTCACGGCCCGCGGCCGCCAGCGGTTGGCGGCGGAGCGCGCGAACTGGACGCGGATGTCGCAGGCCATCGAGATGATCCTCGACCTCTCACCTGCCTGA